The genomic region ACGAGTCGGGGACCGGCAGCAGGTGTGCGTCGACCCAGGTGTCCCCCGCGGCCGCCTGGGCCCACGGGTCCTCGATCACGACGGCACCGGGCACGGCACCGTGGCAGAGCACCCAGTGCGGCACGTCGAAGCCGAGCATCCCGGCGAGCGAGATCAGGAGCAGCACGTGCTCACCTCTGCCGATCGCGCTCCGGATCGCGGCCAGGGAGAGATGCCCCGGGTCGACCGGGACGCCGGTCCGCCCGGCCTCCGTGCGCGACGTGCGCTGGAGCAGGGCCCGCCACTCCTGTTCCTTCTCCGTGTAGTGGTCGAGCAGGACGGGCCGGTCCGTATCGAGGTGGACCGTGACGGGGGACGACGGCCACGCCCGGCGCACGGCGACGCCCAGTCCGATCGGCTCGCACGCGAGGAAGTTGGTCGCGCCGCGCCACAGGGTCAGCTCCGCCTCGCGGCCGAGTGCGTCCCGGGGCAGCGTCCCCCCGTGCACCTGCGCGACCAGGGCGGTCACGGCTCCGCACGTGAAGTGCGTGGTCTGCCCGTAGTACGGGGGTTCGGCCCCCGGGCCGTCGCACAGCCAGCGCGCGTAACCGGTGCCGGGTCCCGCCCCGTCCTCGACCGGCGAGAGCGGAGGCCGCATCGGGATGAACCCGGCGGTGGCGGCGGCCTCCGGGCTCGCCGTCCATCCTTCCCACTTGACCTGTACGAGCCCGCGGTCCCGTGCGTGCGCGATGACGGCCTCCACGGCTGCCCGCACGTCGCCGATCGCGTCGACGATCTTGAGGTAGCCCGTGTGCGGGCGGGCCGTCACGAGCGCGGCGGCGACCGGGTCCGCACCCTCAACACCCGGAACGGCCACGATGTGAGGGGCGTGGGCGGAGCGGTCGACCGTGTGCCAGCGCTCCGGGACCTCGTGCCCGAGGCGCCCCAGTGGGCTCGGGGACATGTCGGGCTCGAACGGGACCACGACGCTCTTCACGGGCGTTCCCTGCGGGGACGGCATTCCGGCACTCCTTGGCGGGTCGGGGAGGTGAAGGACGGGTTCTCGGGAGCGGAATCCAGCCCGGCGTCAGGCACGGGACCGCCGGAGCACCCAGACGAAGTACGGGGCGCCGACCAGGGCGATCATGAGGCCCGCCGGTACCTGCGACGGTACGACGATCGTGCGGCCGAGAGCGTCGGCCACGCAGACCAGCAGTGCTCCGAGCAGCATCGCGACCGGGATCGACCGCCCGTGCCGCGCGCCCACCAGCGACCGGGCGAGGTGCGGGGCGACGAGCCCCACGAAGCCGACGACACCCACGGCGATCACACTGAGCGCGGCGAGCACCGCGGCGATGGCCAGGGCGGCGAAGCGCGTGCGTTCCGGCCTGACGCCGACGACGCGCGGGGTGTCCTCGTCGACGGCGAGCAGGTCGAGATGGCTGCGCATGGCGAGCAGCGCGGGAAGCGCGAGCGCCAGGGCCACCGCGACCGGTACGACATCGGGGAACGTACGCCCGTAGGTCGTGCCGGAGAGCCAGGTGAAGATCCGCGGGGTGTTGTACGGGTCGGCACGCAGCAGGAGGAAGGTGGTGACGGAGCTGATGCCGTAGCCGCAGCCGATGCCGATCAGTACGAACCGGTCGGGCAGGAAGCCCCCGCGCCAGGACAGCAGGGCGATCAGCCCGAACGTGGCGAGTCCCGTCACGACGGCGGCCGCGATGAGCAGCGGCCGTCCGCCGGGCAGGCCCGAGGTGACGACGGCCACCGCGCCCAGCCCGGCGCCCGCCGTGATGCCGAGCACGCCCGGCTCCGCCAGCGGGTTGCGCACCGCACCCTGTACGACGCATCCGGCCAGCCCGAGAGCGGCGCCGGCGAGGATCGCGGCGAGTACGCGCGGTACCCGGTCGTCGAGCGCCTGCCCGATGAGGTCCGGGGCCGTGCCCTGGACCCAGAGCGCGATGTCCCCCGTCCGCAGCCAGAGGCTTCCCGCCAGGACCGCGACGAGAGCCGCCCCCGCCAGGAGCGCCACCGCGCCCAGCACGACGAGGAGGAAGGCGCGGCGCGACCGTGCGGCGACCCGAGCGTGCGGTGGCTGACGGAGCCGTCCCGTGTCACGGAGGCGGAGTGCGAGGATCACGATGACGACGGAGCCGAGCAGCGCGGTCGGCACACCGGTGGGTATGGACGCGGCCCCGTCCGCGCCCTGCAGCGCGCGCAGCGACGCGTCAGCGAGCAGGATGAGCAGCGCGCCGAGCAGCCCGGCCGCGGGCACCAGGAAGATGTGCCGTCGCAGCGCCCGGACCCGTCCCGCGATCAGCCGGGCGAACACGGGGGCGCCGAGGCCGACGAAGGCGATCGGGCCCGCGAGCGTCACCGCCGTGCCGGTCATGACCACCGCGCAGATCACGGCGATCACACGGGTGCTCCGGATCGGCACTCCGAGGGTGGACGCGGCGTCGTCCCCGAGGTTCATCACGTCGAGCCTGCGGGACAGCGCCAGGGCGACGCAGAGCACCATGGCCACGAGGGGGAAGGCGCGTACCGACGCGTCGATGTTGATCTGGGCGAGCGAACCGCTCCCCCAGGCGAAGAGGCCGGTCGTGTTCTGTTTGAACAGGATGAGGACCATCGCGGTCGCCGCGTCCAGGGCCATCGCCGTCGCCGATCCCGCGAGGATGAGACGGGTGCCGGTGGTGCCCGCGGCCCGGCCCGCGAGGAGCAGCACGAGTGCCGCCGCGGCCAGGCCGCCGGCGAACGCGACGGCGCCCGACGCCCAGAGCGGGACGGTGAGACCGAACGCCGCGACGAGCGAGAGCGTGAAGTAGGCCCCGGCGGTGACCGCGAGGGTGTCGGGGGAGGCGAGCGTGTTGTGCGTGACGGACTGGAGCAGCGCCCCGGCCGCGCCGAGGGCGATGCCCACCGCCACGCCCGCGAACAGGCGTGGCAGGCGCGAGCCGGTGAGGATGTCCCCGACCGGAGCCCCGCCGGTGTTGTCCCGTTCCCCGCCGAGGTGGCGCACGAGGTCGCCGACACCGACACCCGAGGTCCCCTGCGTCAGGTGCCACATGCCCACCAGGACGGTCGCGACGAGGAGCAGCCCGAGGACGGCGACCCCGGTGGGGCCGCTGCCGTGCTCGGCGCGCGGCAGCGCTTCCCGCCGGGGTGCCGATGTCTGCGCCGTGCTCACTTCTTGTCGAGTACGTCGACGTAGGCGTCGATCGCCTGCGCGCAGGAGCGCGGACCGCCGGCGCCCCACACCCGCGCCGGGAACGCGTGCGCGCGGCCTTCCTTCACGGCCGGCATGGTCTTCCAGAGCGGGTTCTTCTCCAGTGCGGCGACGTACCCGCCGGCTCCTTCGTCGTTGGCGTAGAAGAGGTTGGCGTTCCCGACCGAGGTCAGTCCCTCGACGTCGGTCTGCGCGAGACCGTACGAGGGGTCGACACCGCCGTCGCCGTGGGCCTTGTCGACCTCGTCGGTCCACGCGGGCCTCATGCCGAGCTCCTTGCCGATCTCGGTGAACAGGGCGCCGTCGCTGTAGGGGCGGACGGTGAGGTTGCCGCCCTCCAGCCATCCGTCGAAGAACAGGAAGTCCTTCGTCGGCAGACCGGCGTCGGTGACCTGCTTCTTCGCCGTCGCGAGGTGGGCGTCGAACTCCTTCAGCACCTGGTCGGCCCGTTCGGTACGCCCCGTGGCCTCGCCGATCATGCTGAACACTTCGCGCATGTTCCCGATCGGGTCCTTCGGGTCCGCCCCGCGCGTGGCCATCACGGGAACGCCCCGCTTCTCCAGCTTCGCGACGGTCTCGTCGTCGGCGTCGAACGCCTCCACCACGATGAGGTCGGGCTTCGCCGCGTAGAGGGTGTCGAGGTCGGGCTCCTCACGGGTGCCGATGTCGGTCACCCCGCCGGGCAGCTTCTCCGCGCTGACCCAGGTGCTGTACCCCTTGGCGTCGGAGACGGCGGTGGGGGTCACGCACAGGGTCAGCGCGTCCTCGACCTGCTGCCACTCCAGGACCGCGATCCGTTCGGCGGGCTTGTCGAGCTTCACCTGACGGCCCACGCCGTCCTTGAAGGAGACAGGCTTCGTCGAGGTGGTCGTGGTGTCCTGGGCGCAGCTCTCCGAGGCGGGCGACGCGGTGGCGCCGCTGCCGGCGCCGGCCTTGTCGACGGTGGTCGTGCCGCAGGCCGTTGCGACGAGGGCTATGAGCCCTGCGGAGGCTGACGCCGCCAGGCGACGGGCACGGTTCATGAACGATCCTCTTTCTCACGATGAATTGCGACGGCGGATGTGCCGCTTCGGGCGGGGTGGCGTGCGACCCCTCAGCCGGGGTGGCGTCCGATCGGGTCGATACGGAGACGGCCCGTGCGGGGGTCGACGCCGACCTCGACGCGGATGTCGTAGACCTCGCCGATGTTCTGCGCCGTGAGGACGTCGGCGGGTGCGCCCGCCGCGTGCACTCGGCCGGAGCGCATCAGGACCAGCGTGTCCGCGACGCGGGACGCCTGGTCGAGGTCGTGCAGCACGATCCCGACCGCGATGCCGTGCTCCTCGACGAGATCGCGCACCAGGTCGAGCGTCTCGATCTGGTAGCGCAGGTCCAGGTGGTTGGTCGGTTCGTCCAGCAGCACGACGCCGGTGTCCTGGGCCAGGCAGGCCGCGAGCCAGACCCGCTGCATCTCCCCGCCGGAGAGTTCCCCGACCGGCCGGCCGGCCATGTCCCGTACGCCGGTCACGCCCATCGCGTGGTCGACGGCGCTCCGGTCCTCGGCGGTCGGTCCGGCGAAGCCACGCCTGTACGGGTGGCGGCCGAACGCCACGACCTCGGCGACCGTCAGCCCTTGGGGCGACGGCCGCGACTGGGAGAACAGCGTGACCTCGCGGGCGAACTGACGGGCGCTGAGCAGCGCCGCGTCACGCTCGGACGGTGCGCCGGGGGCGCCGAGCGTCACCCGGCCGCCGTCGACCCGGTGCAGACGGGACAGCGCGCGCAGCAACGTGGACTTCCCGCTGCCGTTCGGCCCCACCAGGGCGGTCGCGCGGCCGGGTTCCAGCGCGAGCGAGACGCCGTGGACGACCTGTGTGCCGCTGTACCGCAGCACCAGGTCGTGCCCGTTGAGGGCTGCCGCCGGCGGGCCCGGGTCGGCCGCCGGGCGGCCGGCGCGCCGGGAGGTGCTCGTGAACATGGGTGGATCCGGACGCTCGGAGGGGCAGGGGCTGCGGCACCCTCCGTCCGGTTTCCACCGGCCGGGCAGCGGACTCCCCCACACACGGGAGCACCGTGCGCGGCGAGCGAGAACTTAGGGTCGCCTAACTCCGAGAAGGGTATGTTCCGGTCGCGATGTCGGCAATCCGGAGTTTTGGACAGGCAGTACGGGATTCCGGACATCCCCGGATGAGCTGTCGGCCGCGCCGAAGTAGGCGCCGGGCGTGGTTCCCATGACCCTCCGGAAGGAGGCTATGAAGGTGCTGGGCTGCGCGTAGCCGAGCGACTCGGAGACGGTCGCCACGTCGAGTCCCTCGGAGAGGAGCGTCAGCGCCCGGTGCACCCGCAGCACCTGCCGCCACTGCGCGAAGGACAGGCCCGTCGCATGGCGGAACGCGCGGGTGACCGTGCGGTCGCTGATCCCCAGCAGCCGCGCCCACTCCTCCAGCGAACGGCAGTCGGCGGGATCGTCCAGCAGCGCCTCGGCGATCGGGTCGATCCGGGCGTCGCCGGGCAACTGCAGCACCAGCTGGCGTTCCGACGGCCGGAGCACGTCGAACACGACCGACTCCGCACGGGTCCTGGCCCCCGCGTCGAGATCCGTGCGGGACAGATGGGTCAGCAGCGACTCCAGCAACGGCGTCATCGCGATCGCCTGCGGCTCCTCGAACGCGAACGGCGCGCGGTCGGGGGCGAAGAAGGCCTCGTAGAACCTCGCGCCCGCCGTCGCCCTGCCGCCGTGCACCAGACCGGCGGGCATCCACAGCCCGTTCCCCTCGGACACGGTGAAGACACGGTCCGCCACCCGTGACGTCAGCGTCCCCCCGCGTACCCAGACGAGTTCGTGGAGGGAGTGCGAGTGGGGCGCCCACTCCGTGGGAACGGAAGGTATCCGCAGTCCGGCGGTGATGGCGAACGGGGCTGTCGCCTGCTCGTGGAGCGGGGCGACCCGGCGCACGACGGTGCCCGCCTCGCGCCGCCACATCCCGGGGCGCGCGTCGCCATGGGACGGTCGTGCCATGCGGACGACTCTATCCGGCCCGCCTCCGCTCCCGCGTCCGCCGCCTGTACGTTCAACCCCTGCACGGCAGCCCCGCACTCACGAGGAGCTCTCCATGACCGAGGAACTGCCCGGCCAGGGCCCGCTGGACGCGCTGACGGACGTGGCCGGGATCCGCGTGGGGCACGCCGGGGTACCGGGCGAGGGCGCGCTGAGCGGGACCACCGTGGTCCTCGCCCCGGAGGGCGGAGCCGTCGCGGCCGTCGACGTACGCGGCGGCGGCCCCGGCACCAGGGAGACGGACGCGCTCGATCCGCGCAACCTGGTGCAGCGGATCGACGCGGTCGTCCTGACCGGCGGCAGCGCGTACGGGCTCGACGCCGCGTCCGGCGTGATGGCCTGGCTCGAGGAGCAGGGGCGCGGCGTCCGGGTCGGCCCGGACCCCTCCCAGGTGGTTCCCGTGGTGCCGGCGGCATGCCTCTTCGATCTGGGGCGGGGCGGTGAGTGGCGGGCCCGCCCCGACGCGTCGACCGGCCGTGCCGCCGTGGAGGCCGCCGCCGCCTCCGCGCCGGGCTCGCGGGTCCCCGAGGGCTCGGTGGGCGCCGGCACGGGAGCGGTGGCCGGGCAGCTCAAGGGCGGCGTCGGCACGGCGAGCGTGCGCCTGCCCTCCGGGGCCACGGTCGCCGCACTCGCCGTCGTCAACGCGGCGGGCTCCGTTCTGGATCCACGGACCGGGGTGCTGTACGGGGAGTACGGCGCGGGGGAGCCGCCCGCGCATCCCGCCCCCGCGGTGCACGAAGCCGTGCGCCGGCGGCTGGCGGAGATCCGGGGCGCGCGGGGGAACCCGGCGGAAGAGGAAGGCGGCGCCTTCAACACCACGATCGCCGTCGTCGCCACCGACGCCGTCCTCACCCGGGCCCAGGCGCAGAAGCTCGCGGGCACGGCGCACGACGGGCTGGCACGCGCCGTCCGGCCGGTCCACCTGCTCACCGACGGGGACACCGTCTTCGCCCTCTCCACCGGCCGTCTGCCGCTGCCCCAGGAACCCGTCGCCGCACTCAACGACATCCTGGCGGCGGGGGCGGACGCCCTGGCACGCGCCATCGTGAAGGCCGTCAGGGCGGCTCGGGGTGCCGACGGCCCGGGAGGCACGTTCCCCTCGTACAGCGAGCTCTACGGCTCGTCCTGAAGCGGGCGGGAACCTCTCGCGTGACATCCCGGAAAGCCGGGAACTTTCTGCGTGCGCGGTACGTTTTTCGCGAACCCCGGTCACGATGTCAGACCCAGGGACTACGTTATGCACGCATCGGGTAACACGCGGCGACGGCCTGGAGACAGCACCTTGAGCGATCCGTACGAGACAACCGAGCAGCACCTCGAGCGACTCCTGCGATGCGCCCTCAACTCCTTCGACCTGTCCGACACGACGGTCGACCGGCTCGGCACGGCACTGACGCACAGCAGCGCCCTGCACTCGTCCCACCACAGTTCCGTACTGCACCGCGAGACCTACCGGCACACGTATCTGCTCTCCGACGGCACCACACTCACCCTGTGGGAGCTGGTCCACGGCGGCGGCAGGGACATCCCGGCCCCTCGCAGCCACGAGCTGTACGACGACGAGGGCGACGCCCAGCTCGCCGCCGCGCGCCTCGCCGGCAGCTTCTGGGACACCCCCGCCCTCGGCGACGACAGCCTGCGGGAGGACCTGGAGGCGCTCGCGCTGCTCATGAGCGTCCCCCCGGCCCCCCTGCCCCGCATGTACGCCCCGGACAATTCGGCGGACCACGCCCGCCGAGTCCTGCGCCGCGCGGAGAACGGCGACCGGCCGGGCGCCGCGACGGCCGGGCTCCTCCGGGCAGCCTTCGCCCACCACATCACCCAGGTCTTCGGCCGCCAGTACCACGTCGACGGCCGGGACGCCGGTTTCACGCTCTACGAGCACGCCTTCCTCCTCCTGGACGGCAGCGAGACGAGCCTGTGGGAGGTCGAGCACACGGCCACACCCGACGGCCGGCACATGTGCGAGGTGTACGACGACGAGCAGAGCGCCCGTATGGCCATGGAGAACCGCACCCGGATCTGCTGACCCGGCCGTCCGGTTCAGCTCGCCGGCACGGGCTCCTTCCGGACCTCGCGGTCCTGCGGCTCTCCGGGGCCCGCGTCCTCGCCGCCGCCCTCCAGATGCGCCTGGGGCCTGGAAGGCAGGGCGAACATCACGAGGAAGATCACCGCGAGTACCCCGGCCACCCACCACAGCGACTGCTGGAACGCGTCCACGAACGCCGCGCCCATCGCTTCCGGCGGCAGCCGGTCGCCGACCGAGCCGAAGAAGACGACCGAGACGAGGCCGAGCCCGAGCGCCGTGCCCATCTGCTGCACGGTGTTGATCAGCCCGGACGCCGAGCCGGAGTGCTCCTTCGGCACTCCGGAGAGCACCGCGTCCGTCAGCGGGGCCACGATCAGCCCCATGCCCACGCCCATGACCACCAGCGGGAGCGCCATCTGCCAGGGGCTGATGGCCAGTCCGTACCGCCCGGCCTCCCAGATGTAGAGCAGCAGCCCGGCGATCATCAGCAGCGCCCCGGCCTGCAGCACCTTGCGGCCGAAGCGGGGCACCAGCTTCTGCACGGAGATCCCCGCCGCGCCCGAGACGGCGATCGAGAACGGGATCCCGGTCGAACCGGCGCGCAGGGCGCTCCAGCCGAGCCCCATCTGCAGGTAGAGCGTCCAGACCAGGAAGAAGATGCCCAGTGCGATCCCGAAGG from Streptomyces sp. QL37 harbors:
- a CDS encoding peptidase C39 family protein, which encodes MPSPQGTPVKSVVVPFEPDMSPSPLGRLGHEVPERWHTVDRSAHAPHIVAVPGVEGADPVAAALVTARPHTGYLKIVDAIGDVRAAVEAVIAHARDRGLVQVKWEGWTASPEAAATAGFIPMRPPLSPVEDGAGPGTGYARWLCDGPGAEPPYYGQTTHFTCGAVTALVAQVHGGTLPRDALGREAELTLWRGATNFLACEPIGLGVAVRRAWPSSPVTVHLDTDRPVLLDHYTEKEQEWRALLQRTSRTEAGRTGVPVDPGHLSLAAIRSAIGRGEHVLLLISLAGMLGFDVPHWVLCHGAVPGAVVIEDPWAQAAAGDTWVDAHLLPVPDSSLDTMSTLSEDRFRGAVVIGLPQQCDAPSDEPADE
- a CDS encoding iron ABC transporter permease; the encoded protein is MSTAQTSAPRREALPRAEHGSGPTGVAVLGLLLVATVLVGMWHLTQGTSGVGVGDLVRHLGGERDNTGGAPVGDILTGSRLPRLFAGVAVGIALGAAGALLQSVTHNTLASPDTLAVTAGAYFTLSLVAAFGLTVPLWASGAVAFAGGLAAAALVLLLAGRAAGTTGTRLILAGSATAMALDAATAMVLILFKQNTTGLFAWGSGSLAQINIDASVRAFPLVAMVLCVALALSRRLDVMNLGDDAASTLGVPIRSTRVIAVICAVVMTGTAVTLAGPIAFVGLGAPVFARLIAGRVRALRRHIFLVPAAGLLGALLILLADASLRALQGADGAASIPTGVPTALLGSVVIVILALRLRDTGRLRQPPHARVAARSRRAFLLVVLGAVALLAGAALVAVLAGSLWLRTGDIALWVQGTAPDLIGQALDDRVPRVLAAILAGAALGLAGCVVQGAVRNPLAEPGVLGITAGAGLGAVAVVTSGLPGGRPLLIAAAVVTGLATFGLIALLSWRGGFLPDRFVLIGIGCGYGISSVTTFLLLRADPYNTPRIFTWLSGTTYGRTFPDVVPVAVALALALPALLAMRSHLDLLAVDEDTPRVVGVRPERTRFAALAIAAVLAALSVIAVGVVGFVGLVAPHLARSLVGARHGRSIPVAMLLGALLVCVADALGRTIVVPSQVPAGLMIALVGAPYFVWVLRRSRA
- a CDS encoding iron-siderophore ABC transporter substrate-binding protein, which gives rise to MNRARRLAASASAGLIALVATACGTTTVDKAGAGSGATASPASESCAQDTTTTSTKPVSFKDGVGRQVKLDKPAERIAVLEWQQVEDALTLCVTPTAVSDAKGYSTWVSAEKLPGGVTDIGTREEPDLDTLYAAKPDLIVVEAFDADDETVAKLEKRGVPVMATRGADPKDPIGNMREVFSMIGEATGRTERADQVLKEFDAHLATAKKQVTDAGLPTKDFLFFDGWLEGGNLTVRPYSDGALFTEIGKELGMRPAWTDEVDKAHGDGGVDPSYGLAQTDVEGLTSVGNANLFYANDEGAGGYVAALEKNPLWKTMPAVKEGRAHAFPARVWGAGGPRSCAQAIDAYVDVLDKK
- a CDS encoding ABC transporter ATP-binding protein, giving the protein MFTSTSRRAGRPAADPGPPAAALNGHDLVLRYSGTQVVHGVSLALEPGRATALVGPNGSGKSTLLRALSRLHRVDGGRVTLGAPGAPSERDAALLSARQFAREVTLFSQSRPSPQGLTVAEVVAFGRHPYRRGFAGPTAEDRSAVDHAMGVTGVRDMAGRPVGELSGGEMQRVWLAACLAQDTGVVLLDEPTNHLDLRYQIETLDLVRDLVEEHGIAVGIVLHDLDQASRVADTLVLMRSGRVHAAGAPADVLTAQNIGEVYDIRVEVGVDPRTGRLRIDPIGRHPG
- a CDS encoding AraC family transcriptional regulator; amino-acid sequence: MARPSHGDARPGMWRREAGTVVRRVAPLHEQATAPFAITAGLRIPSVPTEWAPHSHSLHELVWVRGGTLTSRVADRVFTVSEGNGLWMPAGLVHGGRATAGARFYEAFFAPDRAPFAFEEPQAIAMTPLLESLLTHLSRTDLDAGARTRAESVVFDVLRPSERQLVLQLPGDARIDPIAEALLDDPADCRSLEEWARLLGISDRTVTRAFRHATGLSFAQWRQVLRVHRALTLLSEGLDVATVSESLGYAQPSTFIASFRRVMGTTPGAYFGAADSSSGDVRNPVLPVQNSGLPTSRPEHTLLGVRRP
- a CDS encoding P1 family peptidase is translated as MTEELPGQGPLDALTDVAGIRVGHAGVPGEGALSGTTVVLAPEGGAVAAVDVRGGGPGTRETDALDPRNLVQRIDAVVLTGGSAYGLDAASGVMAWLEEQGRGVRVGPDPSQVVPVVPAACLFDLGRGGEWRARPDASTGRAAVEAAAASAPGSRVPEGSVGAGTGAVAGQLKGGVGTASVRLPSGATVAALAVVNAAGSVLDPRTGVLYGEYGAGEPPAHPAPAVHEAVRRRLAEIRGARGNPAEEEGGAFNTTIAVVATDAVLTRAQAQKLAGTAHDGLARAVRPVHLLTDGDTVFALSTGRLPLPQEPVAALNDILAAGADALARAIVKAVRAARGADGPGGTFPSYSELYGSS
- a CDS encoding DUF6227 family protein, whose product is MSDPYETTEQHLERLLRCALNSFDLSDTTVDRLGTALTHSSALHSSHHSSVLHRETYRHTYLLSDGTTLTLWELVHGGGRDIPAPRSHELYDDEGDAQLAAARLAGSFWDTPALGDDSLREDLEALALLMSVPPAPLPRMYAPDNSADHARRVLRRAENGDRPGAATAGLLRAAFAHHITQVFGRQYHVDGRDAGFTLYEHAFLLLDGSETSLWEVEHTATPDGRHMCEVYDDEQSARMAMENRTRIC